The genomic window CAGTTAgatgaggttagcctgggctatataaggtTACGGTgtcacaaatgaaaagaaaggctgTGACTTCAGTAAGTGTGGGATTCCAGtgttctcacacacagtctctttcttCCCCTGTCACCTCCTCTGTCTCTTTACTTGGAATCAAATCCTGCGCCTAGCAGAAACTGGAAAGTGCCTGCCAACCCACGAACAGCACTATGATAATCAAGAACACCATTTgagtatttctttcttcttctttctttcttcctttctttctttgtctttcccttccttccttccttccttccttccttccttccttccttcctttcttcttcttcttcttttttttaaagacattatctTTTGGATCCAAAGGGATGCCTTCAAGTTTTGATTTTTCTGCATCATCTTTCTTTGTAGCAGGAATTACTAGTCTGAATTTCCTTTAGGCATGCAGACATGGACGAAGGAAAGCATGCAAGGGTAATGACCTTTAAGTAACATTAGCAATTCTCTACAGACTTGAGGCTTTAAACAGTACAAGTAAATGTACGAGAGGCTCCAGAAAGATTGGGACTTCCAATTACTgagacagaagcaaaggaagcGATAACATAGAACCATCGATAATACACtattacacagcaagaccttcaACTCCACATTCAGACACCATTCTGGCTTTACTCCAACTGTgcaatttgaaaattttctttggggcgatggtgtcgcacgcctttaatccaagcacttgggaggcagaggcaggcggatctctgtgagttcgataccagcctggtctacagagctagttccaggataggctccaaagccacagagaaaccctgtctcgaaaaacctaaataaataaataaataaataaataaataaataaataaataaaaaaaataaaaattttcgttgtcaaggccacacctccctctGCCCACtaccccagcagtcaggaaggagccagcatttcttctttcctggctCTTATCGCTCTCAAATTCAACTCACCAGAACAAAGAGTGTTTTCTTCCAAATTCTGCCCTCTAGATTTGCTCTCAGGCCTTCAGACACCAACCAAGAAATCCTGAATTTGTGAAGAGGAACGAATAGAGGCCACAGTGTCCTGAGGACTCAGTCCCTAAGTCTGATTTCTGCCGagcaagaagagaaatgaaagtgaAGACTTTTAGGGCTGAAACTAAGAAATAGAAACTAAATAACTACCAGCCAATGGGATGCTAGCACAATGGTATCTGGGGTTTTACCATTAGAGGAAGTCATTTCCCCTAATTCAGCTCTGCCTTCCTCAAACTTAGGACAGAGTGCTACAGGAAGTTGTCAGGTGAGTTGTTCAGGCTCATGTTACAATCATCTAAAAATGTCTTGATCCTCTGGAAAGCTGCCCCTATGGAAAGAAAGCCTTTgtcctggaggaggaagctgcagttcaGGGCAGCTGCTCACAATCAAGATTCCCACCCAGCGGGGACAGGATGGGAGGAGCCCCATGCAGAGCCCTGCAGAGACACTTTCCACACTCACAGCAGTGAAACTAGCAAGCTGCAGGGGCTCTCCAGCTGCCCAGGGGTGTCCTGCAATTTAGGTGTTCTGTTGCTGCCCAGAGCAGGGCCTCTTCCTAGTCCTGATCTGATGCATTCATTAAATCCCTTCTAGGACTCCCTCCCAAGAATGTCTCTGCAGGTCCTCatttgagttagggtttctattattaGAGACAGTTGCTATTGCCTCAGCATCCCATGAATTAGAAGCTGAACGTGTGTAGCGTTGGGGATGCTGTTGAGTTGGCACAGTGCATGCCTAGCAGGGTGGAGTCCTGGGGTGGATCCTGAGCACTGTACACACCCAGGTGTGCTGACaggtgcatgtgtctgtcttagtcactcttctgtttctgtgataaacgCCACAACTGAGGCACCTTATAGGGACAGTGCATGATTTGGGGCTTGCAGTTTCAAAGGATTAGAGGTCATGGCCACcacagtgggaagcatggcagcaggcaggaaggcatggtgctggggcagGAGGTGAGAGGTCACACTTGAGACACAAACCTGagccagagacagaaaagcaCTGGGAAGCCCAGAATGTACTGAAATCTCAGAGCTCACACACATGTCACATATACTCCAATACTGCCACACCTTCCAATTTATCCCAAACAGACCCAATAACTGGAAATGGAGTATTCAAagatatgagcctatggaggccattcttattcaaaccaccactggaTTCTGGTGCAGGagtattgtctgtattctgtcaatcatgtttaaaataaatgctgattggaaggtaggaagtataggcgggtcaaccagacatgtagtagaggcagggcgatgagaacaggagcattctgggaaggaggaagcccattgctCTGATTTCTGTCCAGAACTCCGAGAAGCAAAATGTAATCTAcgtggctgagaaaggtactgagccatgtggctagcatagataagaacaatgggttaatataagctacaagagataataagtagcctgagataatgggccaaacagtttataacctaatgtagactctgtgtggttttctttggagattgctggctgtggggtaccgggcggaCAGATACCCGGTACCCCATATGTTACAGGCCCTGTCATGTTACAGGATTCCACTGCTTTGGAGCTGGCAGCAGGAAGATTAGGAGCTTAGAGACCATGCTCAATAATAGGGGACTTTGATGCCAagacagcctgagatacatgagaatTATCTAAAAACCGAAACCCTGTGTCTGGGAAACGGACCATCCCCATTTTCAGTCTCACCCCCACTTTTGCACACTTATATCATGTGATTTTTATGTTCTCAGATCTACTAAAATATGACATACACAGTGACAGCAGATATGACAGCCTAGTCTGAGTTTTGTTTAACATACCTGTCgcctcctcctctttctattcttatttttagagACGGGCTCTTACAGTGCACCCCAGCCTGACCTCTAGCTGAGATTTAACTCCCTcaccctccccagtgctgagctcctggacttttgctgttgtttcagtTTGGTCTTTGCActtcagggattgaacccaggaccttgtgaaTGCTGGGCCAGTGTTCCATCCCTGAGCTAAACCCCTAGCCCAAACTCCACATCTTGATGAGGTCAAGAGACTGAACTGCTATTCTTGCTGTGGACACAATGACTGTCAATCAACATTATAATCTGATTTTTCTGAATTGTTAATGATTATATAAAATTCTTTACAactttttaattgcttttgttttggagGCAAGGTTTTATTTCACATCCCAGACTGGTCTGGAGCTCGCTTGTGTTCAGGGTAGTCTCCAGCTGCTGGCAGTACTCCTTTCTCAATCTATCAAGTGCAGGTGTTAGAGGGATGAGCCACCATCTTTGTCTTTCACAGATCTGAACCAGTGCCTCCTCTGTTTCTAACTAAGGTCTTCTTGgtaacaaaaaacataaaatcctCAGACAGCTATGTAGGTCTTCATGAATTTTCCTAGACACAATTCCACTCAAGTCTTTGTGCAAAGATTTGACTTTGTGGTCAGGTCTGTCACCAGTGTCGAACCTCAGTGACAAGAATGAAGGTGGCCAGGAGAGCACAGCACTGACCACGCTGCTGAGCAGTGCAGCAATGTGTGTGAGTCTAACTGTGTCAATACACGCTGACATTTATTTCAACACAGGAAAGGCTTTCCCATGAAACAATTATGGAAGAAATATTAACCAAAAAGAACATAGGAGTGATATGAAGATAGAACATTTTTGTAGGGCctgggtctacccttgttcctggggttcagcttgaggacagtttctggtcagcattctgtttgttcttctgctccttctgccctgcctggtgattagctgtagggcattgttgactctatctttggtgtggtaatttcccacgTGCCTGGCTTGAAATCCTTGAGCATCAGggaggtatataaggatttccccaaggttgaataaacagCATTCTGCTGATCTCTTTTctaatgacccaggtctctttgtgtgttctttcaatctccaggcccttgcccgacttgCGTATGGTACAGTGGCGCGCTAACTGTACCAAGGAagtaacacagaatcgggtgttacacatttttcttgaatgaatttataatttaaaatttaaataaaatcaactgttatttttttgtttgttttggtttttcaagacagagtttctttgtagctgtggagcctgttctggaactagcacttgtaggccaggctagctttgaactcaccgagatccgcctacatctgcctccctagtgctgggattaaaggcgtgtgccacaactgccctgatattttataatacagcattttcaaattttcaaaaaagcATAGTGATGTTTTGATTGGAGTGTTGCAATCTCTTCCAGCGTGTAGTGCTAGACCTCCATTCTACATGCCGCACTGTGACTGCCTCTCTGCTGTCACAGAGAGAAACACGATGGAGCTCCACTCAAAATGAGTCCCCAGGAGCTGCCTTGATGGTGCCACACTAACCTAAGTGAGTTCTCATGACAGAGCATCCTATGTTGTGTCACATGTctgtcctgcctcctgcctggaaATTACAGAGCCTGGCTGCAGGCGCCTGCTGTGAACCTACCTCTCCACCCTACAAAGTCTGAGTCTTGTTCTTCAGCCACGTGGACCCTGATGCTCTCCAGAGATCTCTCTCTTCAGTCTTCTCTGATAGTGGGCCCTGAACTCTCCTGGGAGCACTCACCATGGtgggtcttctctctctttctctcccctcttccacacCTCTCTCTATTTATGGCAATCTGACTCCAAATAAACTCCTTCTGCCCACCAATTCTCCAACGTGTCCCATTGAACCAACTACCTCATTTAAAACTTGGAACATTCCTCTTTAAAGGTGAGACAAAATGCAGCAGGGTCTGACTCTGTAACTGAGCCTGGCTCAGATGCACAGcaacctcctgtctctgcctcctgagtgctggcactaCATCAAAACCATTATGCCAGGCTCTGGTACTCAGCCTCAAAATCCTTTATTGCAGTCACagtgagaaagaaacagacagacgCCATGTTGAATACCACGGACATGCCATAAGTTCCTAGAAGCATGCTATTGTTCACATTTCACAACACAGCACAAGGGCAGTTTACAGCATCACTGGCATCTCCATCATTCACTGTAAAATGGAAATCATAGGATTTACATATTTGAtaagaaacaaatgtagcacCACTACAATTATcctgtcaaaaaataaatgtgaaaaccAAAATATAATCATAGATATCTACAGCATATTAGAGTAAATTTGACATCAGGAATGAGAAATCTTCATGTGTCCCTTCTCCCGACTTTTGCATGGAATCAGAACATAAACTCAGTAATTATCAGAACAACCATCTATGGAGTGTTCACTGGATGCTTTGTATACATTGAACTTCCTTTTGAAACACTTACATAACTCATTTTACATTTGTGAATGTGTCTAGGCCTGTGTGTACTGCATATGTGTCAACACAGAGGATAATCTGCAGGTCAGAGTTGGCtgcctccttctaccatgtgggtaaagtgatggaactcaggtcactgaGCTTGGAGGACGATGCTTTTATCATCAGAGCCTTCTCACACATCCAGATTTATTTTCTCACACTGACTTATATAGTATGTGTATACTCtttatagaaaaaatttaaaaaacaacaaataataacaaaaaacaaacaaaaacaaaaaggccatAAAGCATAGGCTTTTGAGGTTCCTATTCAGGGTTACACTTCAATGTGGAGTGGTAGGATTagaacccagctcctctgaacACAGTCTTAGTGTCTTGACTGAAGTTgttttgtcccacccagttctgcagccattatgtcccaaagaatcacacagaggtctacataagttataaacggattggcccattagctcaggcttcttattacctaATTCTTAtgacttacattagcccataattcttatctgagttagccacgtggcttggtaccttttttgacaaggcagtcacattttgcttcctctgaggctggatcATGACTGCAGACagcacttccttcttcccagcattcttgttgcccttcctctacttcctgcctggccactggccagtcagcatttattacACAAGTACAAgaagcaaatctttacagggtaaagccATTGTCCCAGAGCATTAGCGCTTACTATTAGAGATATTTCCTTCTTAAGTTTTGATGAAGCGCAGCAATGTAGTTAAACTGACCTACAACTAAGGGCTCATTCCTAGGCTAAAGAGACACCTATatgtaattttcaaaactaaTAGAAAAGCTGGAGAGGAACTTTGTAgttggaagttgcttgtttgttcctggctacaacgaccagaataatcacacagaagctatagtaattacaacattgcttggtctattagctcagactcCTTATTAagtaactcctacatcttaaattaatccatttctattaatctgtgtatcaccacgagccTGTGGTTTACCGGGTAAGGTTCAGGGCATCTCCTAcatttggcagctatatggcatcacTGTGAATTCACTtactctctatctatctatctatctatctatctatctatctatctatctatctatctatctacctacctcaTCTATCCTGGCTATGTTCTGCCCTTCCATAAGCCAAATCAAATCTATTAATAAAAGCAGGacatatacagaagtacatcCCATATCAGTACTTTCTGTCATCTTCTGTCAGTGACAGAGGAATGGGGTTGTGGAGACTGGGGCAGAGCACCTCCTCAGCATGAaaaaggccctggattccatctgTGGCACCACAAAACAGGAAGTAAAGGTTAGCAGAGGTCTTACCTCACCTTGTGAGGAACAGACATTGTCTTTGGGAATTTGGAAAATGGTGAATTATTATTGCCTTGTAAACAGACATGCAATTGAATTAAGGAAAAGAATGCATACTGGTTtgcattgagaaaaaaattattaaaatagaaagacaAAATGGGAGTGCTGGGGGTCACTTAATAGGGCAAGGTTACCTGATAATGGCCTCAGGGAATGGAAACAGTCTCAGGTTAAGGGACCACAGCAAGATAAAGGCTGTGACAATTTTATTGAGAGCAATCAGACTTTTAtacctttatcagaaacagaTCATAGTGGCAATTGCCAGGATCAATGCATTTTGCTTGTCAGAAAACAATGAAGATGGCAGGTCATACAGGGTACCCAAGATTAATGTCTAATACCTATTGTCCTGTCAAATTTCCATGCTTCCTTGACTATTGGGCGGAACAGAGAATACAATATAGCCGGAATATTTCATGCCTAAGTGAGCGCATTCATCTCTTGGGTACTGGAAGGCCCAGTGTACCCCAGGAGCCATGAATTCTAACATGAAAACCTATGACTCATGCCTCTCAAAGAAGCTAGGTCAAAGCAGTTTGATGGTTCCCTGcaagcaaagacagaaaaaaaagttaaaatgatcCCACAGAGCTTCAACATATGAGATTCATCAGACATGGGGACAATGTGCAGACATGGGTGAGGGCTTAGGAGGGGGGCCCACAGACTGTCAATGGCTCTGAACATCCCATAGGATTAAAATATGGATAAACCACATTAGGGAAGGAAGGTTTAGAAAATCTATAGATGAGAGCTCCATGGTTGGAAACATCATAAAATGAGAGAGTGCAAGCTTCTCGGTCCAGGAAAACTCCAACACGAGTTGGAGAACAAGTCAGAGAGAGGAGCAAGACACTGACATTGTGGGTGACAGAACACTCTTCAAAGGCATTATATACAGACCCGTCCATCATCCCTATAACCCAGTAGCCATATTTGGGCTGATAATTTACATGCTGTTTATTATCAGAATGATCTATAGCTTCATACTCAGAGCGATAATCATCCTGGTTATATAATTTGGATCCAAAGTCAAGagcatattttttcttaaaatttggatGTTGGTTAACATCAGAATTATATTTGGCTTTGAAGCCCTGTTGATTCATTGAAGGAAGCTGGGGTCGAGCACATCTTCCATCATTTATTCCCAGGAGCCAGGCATCACATCTAGACACGTCTACTTCCCAGTAATGTTTTCCTGAGTGGATGGCTGGATACCCTAGGACACCTAAATCATAGGACTCAGAAACTTGCAAAGTTCTTCTATGACCACTTCCATGTTGTATTTGTCTTTTGTCCACGTTAAtgacaatgtttttatttttgggttgTTGCAGGGTCACGTGTACTGCAGAAAAATGAGACATAAATTAAGAGTCACATGAGAAACAAGGTACTGCCTTTTTGGCGATATAGGGAGCAGAAGCTTAAGGAGAAAGTGAGGATGAATATGGAAGAGTCGAGTTTAAAGTCAAGGAGAGGTAGATTGCTGTGTGTATTGGGAGCAGTAACATAAAACATAAGTATTAGTAGAGAAATAAACTCTGAAAGACATTAAGACGAGAGAGGCTGATGGAGGGATTTCTCCTTACCCCAGTGGCACTGGACATCCCGGAACCCTGAAATGATAAAAATGCACAGCATTAAATGCAAGCAAGGGAATCAGAACATTAAGTCAATGTGCTCTGCAGAGTGGGGAAGGTCTGGAAACTGTGATATAGGACAGGATGAATGATGATGTCCATTAAATATGATGCCATAACTGGGACACATTATCTGTTCTTCTCAGTTTCTCTACCCATGATCAGGGACATCACTCTCTATCCAGAGAGTGCAGCCCCAGCCTCCCCTAGAGTCCTCCAGGTAACCACAGAATGTAGCTGCTCTCACCTTGAAACACTTGCAGCGTGCCCTTCAGATCCGGAGCTCTGaagatctttctctttcttctcggGACCATTTTAGGCTGTTTCAGTCTTAAGTACTGACTCCTAGGGACAAAAGATTGACTCCACAACTCATACAGTGTGACCTCTGACCACCATGGACTTCCAATTACTCCCTATTTTTCTAACCATAGAATTCCTGGAGCTCTCCTGAGAATTTTGAATAGGTGGAGAGAAGGTAGATACTAACTCTGAGACATAAGAGACACACTCATGACCCCTCCTGCTTACTTTCTATGTGGTGTTGGGAAAGCCTTACTTCTCTGGACCAGAGCTCTTTACCTGTACAACCAAATCTTTGCTCCTTGAGTTTGTATCCTTCCCTCCTAGACTCTTTAGAAATGATGAATTagtgaatttcaaaataaataaaacttaggtGGCTAAAAAATCATATGTGGGCTGGGTATGGAGTGAGAAACCTTTAATCCCTTTACTCGGGAAgcggaggcaggtagatctctgacaTCAAGGATAGCccggtctatagagtgagttccatgtctgttaaggctacacagagaaaccgtaccagaaaaacaacaacaacaaccaaacagacCGACAACCACACAGACcgagagacacaaagaaacaaacaactaaataaatggatagataaataagtaaatttctgTTTTCCAGGACAAACTAAAGTCAGGGCACAGAAGCTGCTCCTGGGTAATAGAATCATGGAGTGTGGAGAACCCACTGGAGAAAGCCAGGACTTCAAACACTTTCGTCAGTCTGGACACTCTTGGTCAGCTTCTGACTCTCCAGGTTCCTTTTTAAGAGATGACAGTTTTTGAAAAGAAGACTGAAATACCAAACTAATGCTGACACTGAAGATCCAGACCTCAGTATGAGGCAGTCCCAGTCAGTCAGTAAGGTGTATCTGCCTCTTACCTGTCCTTAGATGTAGCCTGACCTTAGAGCCTGACCTCAGTCTCAGTCATACGAAGAAGCCAATCAGAGCCCAGCAACACCTGACTCCACAGATCAAGGACAATCAGAAATAGGCAAACAAAACCAGATGTCCTCATGCTGAGAATCAATGCTGCTGCAACTTCTTACAGCTTGACCCAATTCCAAGTGTGTAACGATGTCATATTGGAGGGCTTGGGTCTGTAGCCATGCAGTGCAGGTTTGGAATTCTCCAAGCTCTCCTCACTTTGCCTGGCCACCATACCctatcccctttttcttttccatcaaaTTTTGTCTCTTGGtggtattttggagatcaggacTTTGGACACAAGAACATGAATCTGCTGCTGACAGCCTGGTTGTGATCTTTGTACAGAAGGGCACAGCTTTCCAGTCCTATGAAGTGTGTGTTTCATACAGAGCAGTTGTGCTCACTTTTGTATCCCCCACGTGAAATACACAGGTCCACAGGAATTTTTCCCAGTATACAATTCTGTGAACCCTGCAGACAAGGAAGGCAACCCTATTACAGGATGAATCTGTGAATCAAGTACCTGTGAGCTGCAGGCAGAGCCAGACACAAGCACAGAGCACGCACAGAATGATGGAACCACAAGGAGTCTGAAAGCTCCTGTGGCTC from Microtus ochrogaster isolate Prairie Vole_2 unplaced genomic scaffold, MicOch1.0 UNK73, whole genome shotgun sequence includes these protein-coding regions:
- the LOC102000031 gene encoding tripartite motif-containing protein 30A-like, which codes for MASLVLGMIKEEVTCPICLELLKEPVSADCDHSFCRACITLNYESSKGKEGEGTCPVCRVTYMFENLRPNQHVTNIVERLKEFKSSPEEEQKVNVCAQHGEKLQLFCEKDMVAICWLCERSQEHRGHQTALIEEVANKYKGMLQAALKMQMANEERCDQWEDDLQKEKVSWENQIQSEVENVEKEFKGLWEFLKTEETNELQKLMKEKEDILDILEDSQNELKKQRESVRDLISDLEHSLQCSTMEMLQGVICVLTRSQYLRLKQPKMVPRRKRKIFRAPDLKGTLQVFQGFRDVQCHWVHVTLQQPKNKNIVINVDKRQIQHGSGHRRTLQVSESYDLGVLGYPAIHSGKHYWEVDVSRCDAWLLGINDGRCARPQLPSMNQQGFKAKYNSDVNQHPNFKKKYALDFGSKLYNQDDYRSEYEAIDHSDNKQHVNYQPKYGYWVIGMMDGSVYNAFEECSVTHNVSVLLLSLTCSPTRVGVFLDREACTLSFYDVSNHGALIYRFSKPSFPNVVYPYFNPMGCSEPLTVCGPPS